In Rhipicephalus sanguineus isolate Rsan-2018 chromosome 1, BIME_Rsan_1.4, whole genome shotgun sequence, the DNA window tctctaacgggtgtgcctcgctttgacagatctatggcactgcggtgggggaaaaagggtgggacaaagaacgtgCTTGTTTCGAACAGgaaaacgttgtgtacgttgggtgcagttgcctgccgaggagtcaacacgacagctttaatttatgtaacgttgcccagcctggtgtattcctaccagaagcagctagagcacgtttcttttttttttttcattgcattgtgcaacaGATGAAGTTtacagacttgctacttttactcaacagccctagctcgcatgtaattcatgtaaaacttaaactaaaaatgtctgccatgtttttgttttttttttcagtttatggaggtatattttgtagtcgttctttgaaatgcaaaaataagattgcgtggttagcactgcgtgcgtacatgaaacagccagctatgactccaattatatcttatattgccctgcaattatttcgcaagaatGTCACGGGCGTatttaaccgaaagtatacacagtaccagtgaaagtcgtgacactgacagaagttcccaaaacaatctctagaaaatatcttgtgtgtggcggttatcttcacaataaccgaaggttagacagtgcctcctttatgctcaaggcataactagctgaaacgggtcgggtcgggccgggccgggccgggcccaaacctttcgggcccgggccgggtacgggccacatttaagaacaccgggccgggctcgggcgggccggagcacagcgttttcgggccgggccgggcccgggccggaaaaatcggcccgtgcagtgctctagtcccgTCGGCTTGCCATTGAAATGCCTACAAAAGTTGAGCCGCCGCACCTTCCTAAAAACGCATAAAACTTACGTACGGCGTCAAATTGGCAATAAGTAACATTATTGACAAGCATGACATGAACGTGCGCACTATAGGATTAGGTCGACGACTCGGGCGGTCGCCACACACGAAAGGGCAGCGCACCTACGCACCGCGAAATGCCAGTGACCGGGAAAAAAAACAGAGCATCGCCTGCCGCACCCGGGGTCGGCATATCGATTGCGCCGGCGTCGGGCGCGACAGCGAGTAGACGCAGGCACACGCACCCTGACCCCGCGGCGCCACTGGCCGGGTGCCCTTTCGGGCGCGTAGTCCGCGGCACACACGCCCATCCCAGACTGCACGTCCTCCTCTCCACCTTTTCTCTGAACAACGAATGCCCCGTTTCGGCTAGCCCAGCAGTACAGCTACGTACAGCGGTGCGAGTTGTGGAATCGGAACCCTTCGCATTGTTCGAAAGCCTGCACCACGTTTTCTCTCACAAAATGGTGTGAAAGTCTCAAAGATGCTTGTAATGTTCGACAGTGCTGTTTACcctttatttttattcatttaaCCTCAGCGCCATTCCGACgttcttttctatttcttccccGATAGCGATGAAACTAGACAGAATAGCAAACATCTTTCTCTTTTAATCTTTTCCTTCATTAGTAGTAAGTAAAACGTTAACCCTGCAAGGCAGCAATGTTTTCGTCACTTCACAGTAGTTCACACGAAGCTCTGCGTGTTCGTGAGAACGCAGGCAGAATAAGACTACACACTGTTTCTGAACACACAGCAACCTCTATTGACAAACATTTCAAAGCTCAACATATCACAGGCCGTCCGACAGGTGCTCATGTCAGCGCCGTTGCCACGTAACAGCACACTTGTCGCTACTTGAACAGCTTAAAGTCCTTGAAGAACTTCTGAACATCGGCTTTGGCATACGGTTTGGTCGCGATGCAGGTGGGGATGTTCTCTGGCTGCTCAGTCCACATCTTGTGATCTATGTTGGCTTCTTGCAGCGCATCAGACAGGGCGATCAGCTTGGAGTCCGTTGGGGCCGCTAGCACCACCTTGTGCATGCCATCCACGTTTTCCGTGTAAGCGACGGTGTTCGGGTCGTCTCGAAAGAGGTGCATCACCGCGGTGCAAGCGTGGCACGCCTGCGCTATTACGGCACCGATGGGCCAGGACAGTTCCGTGAGCAGATCGCTACGTACTACAACGTACTGCACGAGCACTCCGCCGCTTTTACTCGTGGGCGCTGCCATTTTGATCGAGTCTCCGTGGATTCGGCTGGCTTCGGCTAGCTGACTGAATGCGGGCGAACGCGCCAGCCGGCAAGCAGTCGACGCGGCTACCGCGCCACCTCTAGGGTGGCTGGGAATTTAAACCGAAAACGGAAAAGCGAGCGCGGGATTTAAATATTGCTAAAGAGCCTTACAATGGCACACGTCTACAATATCAATGACTCGTGCTTTAGGTGAATTATTCTGCGATTGTTACGGGGCATGCTTTCCTGAAACAGCTACTCTTCTTTTTAAAAAGAGAGGGAAACTCGTATTGATAGGAGGATGAGCGATTTTCCTCgtagggtggagcccttagttcaggggcccattggctcgcgccactccaCGTGCTCGCTgaatcagccgacgctgctcctgcgactCCTGGCAGGAGGAATGTGATTGTGAAGGAATAGGGGGATAGCTCAGTGGGTGTGGACATTCCCAGCCGGTGCGGGGTAACCCGTAAGATCAGTCCTGACGCTCGTGCAGTTTTCACAGCAAACATTTTTACTCTAAAAAAACGCTCTTGTGCAACTTATATATGCAGGCCTTGTAATGTGGCTGACCGTGTGGCTAGCGCAATTTGAGCAATATATTGAGAGGAGCCAGAAGCACCTGGCGGTGGGTGTGACGTAACAATTAAGCGTGACAATACGCCACAATAACTCAGTAATTTGCCGTGCTCATCATATACGACAACAAATGAATAGCCAAGAAAAATATTGCTAGTAAACTCAATCACTACAATACGGCGATGGACTTTGATCCAAGAGGCTGCCACCTTAGCAGTGGCCGGGCACGTTAGATGTTCGGAGAATAATCACGGCGCGTCGGAAGCAAGTGGCCTTGCCCAGTAGCTCAGACGCGCATACGCCGGTGTCAAGCCGAAATCACTAGACCATACTGATTTTGGGTTGCACTTATTGAAGGTAGGGACACAATGAGGCACACAGAAAGCCATAAACGGAAGCGCAACCCGAAATTAGTAGTATTCCAAGTCTACAGAACGTCGCCATACCAGTTGCGTCGCCTTTGCTATGCAAAATTTGTTTCACTTTATTATTTTCATTGAATGCGAAATCAGAGGAGCGTACATTACTCTTGGCATGGGGTCATGTTAAGATTTGTCCTATCACCTACTTTGTCTACgctcccgccttttttttttagttggatTTACTTATCTTGTAAAATGATACCAACGATCTGTGTTCTGCGAACTTGTGGCCCAAAGTGTGGCGATTCCGGACGGAACTCATTTGGTGAAATAATCTTTGCTACCCAAACGATTTTTTTCAGGCATATTGGAAGTCAAACTGGTTTCAGCCAGCTGGGACCAAATAGAAGTCATATGATTAAAGCTGGGAGTTCAGGGCCAACCAACTTGAAAATTATACGAAAAAGTGTTGCTATAGCAGTGATGCTGAACTATCGGCAAATCGATAGTTTGGATgttatcgatgctatcgatagtttttttttttttttgaactatcgatagtgtaaagaaactatcgatagtactactatcgacaaactatcgatagtattaacGACAGTTGCTGCCCGGCGATACTGCCAAAAagcatttgcgatagcctactatcagcaatactcagtttacttaatttatgagcaatctTTTcgcgaaataaaaattatttcagcAGCGAAAATGCTGGAATAtctccatcaataaattcatattcaaaagtaaCCACTTACACCTTACAGTTAACAAACCTAGTTCTTGATATTCTcattttgaaatcacaaaatgtaatataaatttgaagccgcacagTACCGTCAAGTGTAACGATCTCGTTTCCTGTACAGCTGAATAATTAAACCTAACCCTTTGAGGGATAATGGGACGAATCTGTCccactttttcttcttcagtaAAAGCTTCTTCTGCCACTGCGTGTCGCCATCAGCGCTACGATTTTCTGCTGCCATGGGTGAGAAACATttataaaaccaagaaaaaatatttcatacGTTTACGATTCGTGGTATCGGTGATACGTTGAGATTAAATTTGTTTTGCTctgtagaaatttttaaaaacgGCTGTTCCATTGCGTTCAAGATAGCTAAATTTCTAGAAATATGGTATGTTTCTCCTTTTCTGAATTGCGATAGAAGTAGTTCTAGCATAAAACTATAGATATTGTATCAAAATCGGAGCAGGATATCGGCCAATAATCGTGTCGAAGCGTACTTGAACGAAAAATGAAGCAGTTCCTTGCTGAACCTATAGCTACATAACAGGCACGCATAAATGTTTTTTGAAGCTCGATGGGCATTATTACGTCAGAAGACAACGCTTCATGATGGAGAAGGCCCTGAAATTCCTTTTTGTCCCTTTTTACCACTGCGGTACCAGTGGCAACGAGACCAAAAGCTGTGGCTAAGACGTTGTTCCTGAAATAGAGGCCCGAAAGAAAGGAATCACTAGATCGATGCTCTAGAGAGTCAGGAAGCGAAAGAGAACACGAATGTGCAAAGCCTAAGAGAAAAGCTAATACCTCAGGCCTGGGTTGAGTTTATGAATTCATTTACAGTATTCAATGGATTCGGGGACACCATATTGATGTGGCTTGTCTTGACTCATAGCCGCGATTTTATATATATGCGGAAATTCAGGCATAACTGAGGTGCTCGTTGTTATCTACACCgacagaagagacagaaagaggctAAAACGATTGGTGTACGCGAAGAAGTCAGACAGCTGGCCGAGCACAACAGGCGCAGGCGCACATTGTGTACGACAGCTGGAAATTAGTTGCGCCagaatatatgtttttttttttttttttttgcacggttTCTGAAGTGCCCCTCTGAACCACTTGCTTCGAGCGTTTTCTTGCAAGAAATTTGGCGAAAGGATTACAACTTGGTGCGCTCATGAGACAATGGGACAGGAGTTGTGCCACTTTTTCAGAAATGTGATGGGTCAATGGGACGCATACGACCCA includes these proteins:
- the LOC119395391 gene encoding putative peptidyl-tRNA hydrolase PTRHD1: MAAPTSKSGGVLVQYVVVRSDLLTELSWPIGAVIAQACHACTAVMHLFRDDPNTVAYTENVDGMHKVVLAAPTDSKLIALSDALQEANIDHKMWTEQPENIPTCIATKPYAKADVQKFFKDFKLFK